A stretch of the Cherax quadricarinatus isolate ZL_2023a chromosome 80, ASM3850222v1, whole genome shotgun sequence genome encodes the following:
- the LOC128702394 gene encoding uncharacterized protein, with translation MHGKGALLATRDLLLRCTQADTSTLEKIKVDDMDCLKDVVHVKRVAVQLDETALCSAISEFGSVQLPDAITHHPSPVIPAKVEEYEDDEHDVLHKSVAGAASGPDTPVRITVQLPCLSNQNWLAQQKEQNFSSADSSKVYILCAYLIKLPLNTKRRCVFIYKAKKKKKKVIGSTLSYC, from the exons ATGCATGGTAAAGGAGCTCTCCTGGCTACACGAGATCTTCTCCTGCGTTGCACTCAGGCTGATACTAGCACCCTTGAGAAGATTAAAGTGGATGATATGGATTG CTTGAAGGATGTTGTACATGTGAAGCGTGTGGCAGTACAGTTGGACGAGACTGCACTCTGCTCTGCTATTTCGGAATTTGGTTCTGTCCAGCTGCCAGATGCTatcactcaccacccatcacctgTCATCCCAGCAAA AGTTGAGGAATATGAAGATGATGAACATGATGTGTTGCACAAGAGTGTTGCTGGAGCAGCTTCTGGGCCAGACACACCTGTGCGCATCACTGTCCAGTTACCTTGTCTGTCAAATCAAAATTGGCTTGCTCAACAGAAGGAACAAAATTTCAGTTCAGCTGACTCCTCAAAGGTATATATTTTGTGTGCATATTTAATTAAACTTCCATTGAACACAAAACGTCGTTGTGTGTTCATCtacaaagctaaaaaaaaaaaaaaaaaagtcataggTAGTACATTATCTTATTGTTAA